In Asanoa sp. WMMD1127, one genomic interval encodes:
- a CDS encoding alpha/beta hydrolase: MSTATVRSADGSTIAVESLGAGRPVILVGGAFNDATTVAGLAATLAPSLQPVVYDRRGRGKSTDLRPDDGDRVAAEVDDLAAVIAYAGEPGCVFGHSSGAILALEAAARGVPIARLAIYEPPYVVADARPQPAGDLLARVEALLAAGDRDGAAALFLTQSANVPPAQVEQMTGSPMWPWFVGLADSLPYDIAVCGSGQAMPVDRLRRILAPTLVLAGGNTEAWLSEASRAVAAAIPGAVRRVVAGQDHGVLYQPDALRPALTEFFA; the protein is encoded by the coding sequence ATGAGCACAGCCACGGTCCGGTCCGCCGACGGGAGTACGATCGCCGTCGAGTCGCTCGGCGCCGGTCGGCCGGTGATCCTGGTCGGGGGCGCGTTCAACGACGCCACCACCGTCGCGGGACTGGCGGCGACGCTGGCGCCGTCATTGCAACCGGTGGTGTACGACCGCCGCGGCCGCGGCAAGAGCACCGACCTGCGGCCCGACGATGGCGACCGGGTCGCCGCGGAGGTCGACGACCTCGCAGCCGTCATCGCGTACGCCGGCGAGCCCGGGTGTGTGTTCGGGCACTCGTCCGGGGCGATCCTGGCGCTGGAGGCCGCCGCCAGGGGCGTGCCGATCGCCCGCCTGGCGATCTACGAGCCGCCCTACGTGGTCGCCGACGCCCGCCCGCAGCCGGCCGGTGACCTGCTGGCTCGGGTCGAGGCGCTGCTCGCGGCCGGTGACCGCGACGGCGCGGCCGCCCTCTTCCTCACCCAGTCCGCCAATGTGCCGCCGGCGCAGGTCGAACAGATGACCGGCAGTCCCATGTGGCCGTGGTTCGTGGGGCTGGCCGACTCGCTGCCCTACGACATCGCGGTGTGCGGGTCGGGCCAGGCGATGCCGGTCGACCGCCTGCGCCGCATCCTGGCGCCCACGCTGGTGCTCGCCGGCGGTAACACCGAGGCCTGGCTGAGCGAGGCGAGCCGGGCGGTGGCGGCGGCGATCCCCGGTGCCGTGCGCCGCGTGGTGGCCGGCCAGGACCACGGCGTGCTCTACCAGCCCGACGCGCTGCGGCCCGCCCTGACGGAGTTTTTCGCATGA
- a CDS encoding alkane 1-monooxygenase: MNWADPRRHLWPLALVVPMLPFGGYGLSRIVGDAGWWLTPVAVFGFIPLVDVLAGLDRRNPPDEAYAALQNDRYYRWLTFLYLPAQYAALAVCCAVWVSGRPGPLGMVGLVLTAGIVNGIAINTAHELGHKRESVERWLSKIALAPAGYGHFFVEHNRGHHVRVATPEDPASARLGETFWRFWPRTVLGSLRSAWRLESARLRLRRRRVLSHRNEVLNAWAMTVALVGILTAAYGPAVLPFLLCQAVVGFSLLEVVNYLEHYGLRRQRGPAGRYEPVDPRHSWNSDRITTNVFLFQLQRHSDHHANPIRRYQTLRTFETSPQLPAGYATMILVALTPPLWRRVMDHRVLAHYGGDVTLANVDPRAARQSGRPAPVAAAGGPLAQPDGQRT, encoded by the coding sequence ATGAACTGGGCTGATCCGCGCCGGCACCTCTGGCCACTGGCGCTGGTCGTACCAATGCTGCCGTTCGGGGGCTATGGCCTGTCGCGGATCGTCGGTGACGCGGGGTGGTGGCTGACCCCCGTCGCGGTGTTCGGGTTCATCCCGCTGGTCGACGTGCTCGCCGGCCTCGACCGACGCAACCCACCCGACGAGGCGTACGCCGCCCTCCAGAACGACCGCTACTACCGCTGGCTGACCTTCCTCTACCTGCCGGCGCAGTACGCGGCGCTGGCGGTGTGCTGCGCCGTCTGGGTCAGCGGCCGGCCGGGGCCGCTGGGCATGGTCGGCCTGGTGCTCACCGCCGGCATCGTCAACGGCATCGCCATCAACACCGCCCACGAGCTCGGCCACAAGCGGGAGTCGGTCGAACGGTGGCTGTCCAAGATCGCGCTAGCGCCGGCCGGATACGGGCACTTCTTCGTCGAACACAACCGCGGTCATCACGTACGCGTGGCCACGCCCGAGGACCCGGCGAGCGCGCGCCTGGGGGAGACGTTCTGGCGGTTCTGGCCCCGGACGGTGCTGGGCAGCCTGCGCTCGGCATGGCGGCTCGAGTCGGCGCGACTGCGGCTGCGCCGCCGCCGGGTGCTGAGCCACCGCAACGAGGTCCTCAACGCGTGGGCGATGACGGTCGCGCTGGTCGGCATCCTCACCGCGGCGTACGGACCGGCGGTCCTGCCGTTCCTGCTGTGCCAGGCTGTGGTCGGCTTCAGCCTCCTCGAGGTGGTGAACTACCTGGAGCACTACGGCCTGCGCCGGCAGCGCGGTCCCGCCGGCCGCTACGAACCTGTCGATCCGCGCCACAGCTGGAACAGCGACCGCATCACCACCAACGTCTTCCTCTTCCAGCTGCAACGCCACAGCGACCACCACGCCAACCCGATCCGTCGCTACCAGACGTTGCGCACGTTCGAGACCTCGCCGCAACTGCCGGCCGGCTACGCGACGATGATTCTCGTGGCGCTGACGCCTCCACTGTGGAGGAGGGTGATGGACCACCGGGTCCTCGCGCACTACGGCGGCGACGTTACGCTGGCCAATGTGGATCCCCGTGCGGCCCGCCAGTCAGGCCGGCCAGCCCCAGTCGCTGCGGCGGGCGGCCCACTCGCTCAACCCGACGGCCAGCGCACGTAG
- a CDS encoding SRPBCC family protein gives MSPIVTRIEIAVPPSEVFAYVADPRRFPEWQRDIVAVRLADPAPPPGPLGRNERFTTVRRIGGADRAMTQEVVTADPYREWAVRGTDGPIRPNVSVTIEPSGTGSVATFTFDFEAPAIGRPLLPLVRRMTGRIAPLSVDRCRHLLEAAHRAAHQP, from the coding sequence ATGTCGCCCATCGTGACCCGAATCGAGATCGCCGTCCCGCCGTCGGAGGTTTTCGCCTACGTCGCCGATCCGCGCCGGTTCCCGGAGTGGCAGCGCGACATCGTCGCCGTGCGCCTGGCCGATCCGGCGCCGCCGCCCGGGCCGTTGGGGCGCAACGAGCGGTTCACCACCGTACGGCGGATCGGCGGCGCCGACCGTGCGATGACCCAGGAGGTGGTCACCGCCGACCCGTACCGTGAATGGGCCGTGCGTGGCACCGACGGCCCGATCCGCCCCAACGTCAGCGTGACGATCGAGCCCAGTGGAACGGGGTCGGTCGCCACGTTCACCTTCGACTTCGAGGCGCCCGCGATCGGTCGTCCCCTGCTTCCCCTGGTCCGCCGCATGACGGGGCGGATCGCCCCGCTCAGCGTCGACCGGTGCAGGCACCTGCTGGAAGCCGCCCATCGCGCGGCGCACCAACCGTGA
- a CDS encoding sigma-70 family RNA polymerase sigma factor, translated as MDELARRFEDDRPHLRAVAYRMLGSFAEADDAVQEAWLRLQRVDADELRDLRAWLTTVVGRVCLDVLKARRAHPELSLSLPLPDPVVSDARTPTTPTPEDEAVRAESIALALLVVLDRLSPAERVAFVLHDLFAVPFEEIGRIVGRNRLAARQLASRARRRVRGSPAGSADSDPGRQRAVVAAFLAAAQGGDLGALVALLDPDVMLRADVGDPGPVVVRGAREVAERALSFRQRAATAELVLVNGGAGLRLRHAGRVAGALGFTVAQGQITEIYIYADPTRF; from the coding sequence GTGGACGAGCTGGCCCGCCGATTCGAGGACGACCGGCCTCATCTGCGCGCGGTGGCCTACCGGATGCTGGGCTCGTTCGCGGAGGCCGACGACGCGGTGCAGGAGGCGTGGCTGCGGCTCCAGCGAGTGGACGCCGATGAGCTGCGCGACCTGCGGGCCTGGTTGACCACGGTCGTGGGTCGGGTCTGCCTCGACGTGCTCAAGGCCCGCCGCGCCCATCCGGAGCTGTCCCTGTCGCTGCCGCTGCCGGACCCGGTGGTCAGCGACGCGCGTACGCCCACGACGCCTACGCCGGAGGACGAGGCGGTGCGCGCGGAGTCGATTGCCCTGGCGCTGCTGGTCGTGCTCGACCGGCTGTCGCCCGCGGAACGGGTGGCGTTCGTGCTGCACGACCTGTTCGCGGTGCCGTTCGAGGAGATCGGCCGGATCGTCGGGCGCAACCGGCTGGCGGCACGCCAACTCGCGAGCCGCGCCCGCCGGCGGGTCCGTGGATCGCCCGCCGGCAGCGCCGACTCGGACCCCGGCCGCCAGCGGGCGGTCGTGGCCGCCTTCCTCGCCGCCGCCCAGGGCGGTGACCTGGGCGCGCTTGTGGCCTTGCTCGACCCCGACGTGATGCTGCGGGCCGATGTCGGCGACCCGGGGCCGGTCGTCGTGCGCGGTGCCCGGGAGGTGGCCGAGCGTGCGCTCAGCTTCCGGCAGCGGGCCGCGACGGCTGAGCTCGTGTTGGTCAACGGCGGGGCCGGCCTCCGGCTGCGCCATGCCGGCCGGGTCGCGGGCGCGCTGGGTTTCACTGTCGCCCAGGGCCAGATCACCGAGATCTACATCTACGCGGACCCCACCCGGTTTTGA
- a CDS encoding MarR family transcriptional regulator gives MARNLVDEVIARLGQSSERGMRMSQAAAARAGVNPTDMQCLQLLQRGPMPAGELARLAGLTTASTTALLDRLERAGYVTRTRDAGDRRRVIVALDPQTTRAEIAPLYAPLIRSWRRTLAGYSDRDLAVIVRFLDEVVEAFDQQIERP, from the coding sequence ATGGCGCGCAATCTGGTCGACGAGGTCATCGCCCGGCTCGGGCAGTCGAGCGAGCGCGGGATGCGCATGAGCCAGGCCGCTGCCGCGCGGGCCGGCGTCAACCCGACCGACATGCAGTGCCTGCAGCTGTTGCAGCGGGGTCCGATGCCGGCGGGTGAGCTGGCGCGGCTCGCCGGGCTCACCACCGCGTCGACGACCGCTTTGCTGGACCGCCTCGAGCGGGCCGGATACGTCACCCGCACCCGGGACGCCGGTGACCGCCGCCGGGTCATCGTGGCGCTGGATCCGCAGACCACCCGGGCCGAGATCGCGCCGCTCTACGCCCCGTTGATCCGCAGTTGGCGGCGGACCCTGGCCGGCTACTCGGACCGCGATTTGGCGGTCATCGTCCGCTTCCTCGACGAGGTCGTGGAGGCGTTCGACCAGCAGATCGAGCGGCCCTAG
- a CDS encoding sensor histidine kinase: protein MSSARRPRPTRVDVGLAVGLTVVAVLLGQEQGGDWRPLDLPGVLLIAGGTLPVAFRRSAPVLVLVCCASAWIGWIAAGYWPALNVYGTWLAVFTVAAQRPLWMAASAAAGAAAIWVYAGFRTDGSSMGSVLAQAAVFSAVAWKLGDTAQTLERNNHRLAALTERLRHEQEDRARRAVVDERVRIAQELHDIVAHHMAVVSVQAGMARYVFDTDPEAARAGLAVVADNSREAQEELRRMLGLLRTSADDASGDPDRSPAPGVARLDELAERVRAAGVPTELVVTGPARPLPPGLDACLYRVVQESLTNVLKHAGPASVTVALAYGDRHVTVTVTDNGRGPVPAADPGPGHGLIGMAERAHLYGGTLTAGPHAGGGFEVVLRLPLSRSTDP from the coding sequence ATGAGCTCTGCCCGGCGGCCGCGCCCGACCCGCGTCGACGTCGGCCTCGCCGTCGGCCTGACCGTGGTCGCTGTCCTGCTCGGCCAGGAACAGGGCGGCGACTGGCGACCGCTGGACCTCCCCGGTGTGCTCCTCATCGCGGGCGGCACCCTGCCGGTCGCCTTCCGCCGCTCCGCTCCCGTCCTCGTCCTGGTTTGCTGTGCGAGCGCCTGGATCGGCTGGATCGCGGCCGGCTACTGGCCGGCGCTCAACGTCTACGGCACCTGGCTGGCGGTCTTCACGGTCGCGGCCCAGCGTCCCCTGTGGATGGCCGCGTCCGCCGCGGCCGGCGCGGCCGCCATCTGGGTCTACGCCGGCTTCCGGACCGACGGCTCGTCGATGGGCAGCGTCCTGGCGCAGGCAGCCGTGTTCAGCGCGGTGGCCTGGAAGCTCGGCGACACCGCGCAGACGTTGGAGCGCAACAACCACCGCCTGGCGGCGCTCACCGAACGCCTGCGGCACGAACAGGAGGACCGGGCCCGGCGGGCGGTCGTCGACGAGCGGGTCCGGATCGCCCAGGAGCTGCACGACATCGTCGCCCACCACATGGCGGTCGTGTCGGTGCAGGCCGGAATGGCCCGCTACGTCTTCGACACCGACCCGGAGGCGGCCCGCGCGGGCCTGGCCGTCGTGGCCGACAACAGCCGCGAGGCCCAGGAAGAGTTGCGGCGGATGCTGGGCCTGCTGCGGACGTCGGCTGACGACGCCAGCGGCGACCCGGACCGCTCGCCCGCCCCGGGCGTCGCCCGGCTCGACGAGCTGGCCGAGCGCGTCCGTGCGGCCGGCGTGCCGACCGAGCTGGTGGTCACCGGCCCGGCGCGGCCGCTGCCACCGGGGCTCGACGCCTGCCTCTATCGGGTGGTGCAGGAGTCACTGACCAATGTGCTCAAACATGCCGGGCCGGCGTCCGTCACCGTGGCCCTGGCCTACGGCGACCGCCACGTCACCGTGACGGTCACCGACAACGGCCGTGGCCCGGTGCCGGCCGCCGATCCGGGGCCCGGCCACGGCCTGATCGGCATGGCCGAACGCGCCCACCTCTACGGCGGCACGCTCACCGCCGGCCCGCATGCCGGCGGCGGCTTCGAAGTGGTGCTGCGGCTGCCCCTCAGCCGATCGACAGACCCGTGA
- a CDS encoding DUF6069 family protein, which yields MTDTGIAVPASVPAVTSAGLLVRAVCAALAAAALTAAVGAVAAWAGVPMAAGSVGAADRADVTAASFLMGTAICTFWGTVLAFALRRWARRPRRAFVRVTVGLAVLSLAAPVLANAEPATKVVLALAHVVAALVIIPLVASGLPGERRP from the coding sequence ATGACTGACACCGGAATCGCCGTCCCCGCCTCGGTTCCCGCTGTGACGTCCGCCGGCCTGCTGGTGCGGGCGGTCTGCGCCGCGTTGGCGGCGGCGGCTCTGACAGCGGCCGTCGGCGCGGTCGCGGCGTGGGCCGGGGTGCCGATGGCCGCGGGCAGCGTCGGCGCGGCGGACCGGGCGGACGTGACCGCGGCCTCGTTCCTGATGGGCACAGCGATCTGCACGTTCTGGGGCACGGTGCTGGCGTTTGCGCTGCGCCGCTGGGCCCGGCGCCCACGGCGCGCGTTCGTCCGCGTGACCGTGGGGCTCGCGGTGCTGTCGCTGGCCGCGCCGGTGCTCGCCAACGCCGAGCCGGCCACCAAGGTCGTGCTGGCGCTGGCCCACGTGGTCGCGGCGCTGGTGATCATTCCGCTGGTCGCGAGCGGCCTGCCCGGCGAGCGCCGACCCTAG
- a CDS encoding response regulator transcription factor — protein sequence MIGVLVVDDQVLIRAGLVAVLTAAPGMRVVGEAADGEAAQERALALRPDVILMDIRMPGLDGIEATRRILDAAPAPAPRVLMLTTFDLDEYVYHALKVGAQGFLLKDTPPERIIAAVSTVAGGDMLFAPTVTRRLIEAYAPAMPDRPLPTELDGLTAREREVVRLVGAGLSNAEIAKRLIVSEATAKTHLNRAMTKLGLVNRAQVVVVAYETRLVTPGRR from the coding sequence GTGATCGGAGTGCTGGTCGTCGACGATCAGGTCCTGATCCGTGCCGGCCTGGTGGCCGTGCTCACCGCGGCGCCCGGCATGAGGGTGGTCGGCGAGGCGGCTGACGGCGAGGCGGCGCAGGAGCGGGCGTTGGCCCTGCGGCCCGACGTGATCCTGATGGACATCCGCATGCCGGGTCTCGACGGCATCGAGGCCACCCGACGCATCCTCGACGCCGCGCCGGCGCCGGCGCCGCGGGTGCTGATGCTGACGACCTTCGACCTCGACGAGTACGTCTACCACGCGCTGAAGGTGGGCGCGCAGGGCTTCCTGCTCAAGGACACGCCACCCGAGCGCATCATCGCGGCCGTGTCCACTGTGGCGGGCGGCGACATGCTGTTCGCGCCGACGGTGACCCGACGGCTGATCGAGGCGTACGCCCCGGCCATGCCCGACCGGCCGCTGCCCACCGAGCTGGACGGGCTGACGGCGCGGGAACGCGAGGTGGTCCGGCTCGTCGGCGCCGGCCTGTCCAACGCCGAGATCGCGAAGCGGCTGATCGTGTCCGAGGCGACGGCGAAGACCCACCTCAACCGGGCCATGACCAAGCTCGGGCTGGTCAACCGGGCGCAGGTGGTCGTCGTCGCCTACGAGACCCGCCTGGTCACCCCCGGCCGCCGATGA
- a CDS encoding winged helix-turn-helix domain-containing protein: MSPYKPDYRRVADDLREQIKDGRLAPGAKLPTKREMCAQYGVSSQTIESAMLVLKTEGLLDGRQGKGVYVARPESEG, translated from the coding sequence ATGTCCCCTTACAAGCCGGACTACCGCCGCGTCGCCGACGACCTCCGCGAGCAGATCAAGGACGGTCGACTGGCGCCGGGCGCGAAGCTGCCGACCAAGCGCGAGATGTGCGCGCAATATGGCGTGAGCAGCCAGACCATCGAGTCCGCCATGCTGGTCCTCAAGACCGAAGGCCTGCTCGACGGGCGCCAGGGCAAGGGCGTCTACGTCGCCCGTCCGGAGAGCGAAGGGTGA
- a CDS encoding OmpA family protein: MSQYTVRTMLCGAALAVALAVSGCQSEPAKDGLGRSESTATATATATPPETSLGVVPLAVASGQATIEVRALSRTTDAVVTAQFRVANTGQSPIKAIDLGLSEPGDVTHPGIGDSLAVSGIGLLDGGGNALYLPLHKAEGIPAEICLCSTTVRVVVEAGQTLDLYAHYPAPPPEVDRVTVVMPTAPPVADVPIGSGPLAALPDQRDPAATSLAPPRILNATSVAEGVDTSVNDEGGDRTVRLASDVLFAIDRADLSPRADALLQQVAGQIDASDDSTVAVDGHADSTGTDAINDPLSQRRAQTVADRLTALVTRPGVTYQVKGHGSRSPIFSNDTAEGRRKNRRVTVTFSRAKPKPAQTTVAGTPYRFGAGAQAGADFTPADVKGLRAEVNGLHRDSTGLTSLVWTLRNDGQTRIAFGAELEKEYFTHGSWRPRRGWAAGGVMLVDPAAHIRYEPMYVASGACLCSATSANGANDTLEPGESVVLWELYKTTPETRTVEIQVPWKSDAKAAHVTGLSIG; encoded by the coding sequence ATGAGCCAGTACACCGTACGGACAATGCTCTGCGGGGCCGCGCTCGCCGTCGCCCTCGCCGTGAGCGGTTGCCAGAGCGAGCCGGCCAAGGACGGGCTGGGCCGGAGCGAGTCGACGGCCACGGCCACCGCCACGGCCACCCCACCGGAGACCTCCCTCGGCGTGGTCCCGCTGGCCGTCGCCAGTGGGCAGGCGACGATCGAGGTGCGGGCGCTGAGCCGCACGACCGACGCGGTGGTGACCGCGCAGTTCCGCGTGGCGAACACGGGCCAGAGCCCGATCAAGGCCATCGACCTCGGGCTGAGCGAGCCTGGCGACGTCACCCATCCCGGGATCGGCGACTCCTTGGCGGTCAGTGGCATCGGGCTGCTCGACGGCGGCGGCAACGCGCTCTACCTGCCGCTGCACAAGGCCGAGGGGATACCGGCCGAGATCTGCCTGTGCTCCACGACCGTGCGCGTGGTCGTCGAGGCCGGGCAGACGCTGGACCTGTACGCGCACTACCCGGCCCCACCGCCCGAAGTCGACCGGGTCACCGTCGTCATGCCCACGGCGCCGCCCGTCGCCGACGTGCCGATCGGCTCAGGGCCGCTCGCGGCGTTGCCCGACCAACGCGACCCCGCCGCCACGTCGCTGGCGCCGCCCCGGATTCTCAACGCGACCAGCGTCGCCGAGGGTGTCGACACCTCCGTGAACGACGAGGGCGGCGACCGCACCGTGCGGCTGGCCTCCGACGTGCTGTTCGCGATCGACCGCGCCGACCTGAGCCCGCGCGCCGACGCCCTGCTCCAGCAGGTCGCGGGGCAGATCGACGCCTCCGACGACAGCACCGTGGCGGTCGACGGGCACGCCGACAGCACGGGCACCGACGCCATCAACGATCCGCTGTCCCAACGGCGGGCCCAGACGGTCGCCGACCGGCTCACCGCCCTGGTCACTCGACCCGGGGTGACGTACCAGGTCAAGGGGCATGGTTCGCGCAGTCCGATCTTCTCCAACGACACCGCCGAGGGACGCCGTAAGAACCGCCGGGTCACGGTGACGTTCAGCCGGGCCAAGCCGAAGCCCGCGCAGACGACGGTCGCGGGGACGCCGTACCGCTTCGGCGCGGGCGCGCAGGCGGGCGCCGACTTCACGCCGGCGGACGTCAAGGGCCTGCGGGCCGAGGTCAACGGACTGCACCGCGACTCGACCGGCCTGACGTCGCTGGTGTGGACGCTGCGCAACGACGGCCAGACCCGCATCGCGTTCGGTGCCGAGCTCGAGAAGGAGTACTTCACCCACGGCAGCTGGCGGCCCCGCCGCGGTTGGGCGGCGGGCGGCGTCATGCTCGTCGACCCCGCGGCGCACATCAGATACGAGCCGATGTACGTGGCCAGCGGCGCGTGCCTGTGCAGCGCCACGAGTGCCAACGGGGCCAACGACACGCTGGAGCCGGGGGAGAGCGTCGTGCTGTGGGAGCTCTACAAGACGACACCGGAGACTCGTACGGTCGAGATCCAGGTCCCGTGGAAGTCCGACGCCAAGGCCGCCCACGTCACGGGTCTGTCGATCGGCTGA
- a CDS encoding SRPBCC family protein: MRVTTEPVQVRETATVDLPRSADAVFSFMWDPASSLELFDAVEVAATLPGRTGVGEFQAFVERTPAGRFGVLHEVVEFDPGRRAVIRSVVGVCPTWGALTVEPIGTESCRLTQEFWADIPAGVPVGTDTHLRDGFQQRLRALAVGLSEWAARRSDWGWPA, encoded by the coding sequence ATGAGAGTGACGACCGAGCCCGTCCAGGTCCGCGAGACCGCCACCGTCGACCTGCCGCGCAGCGCGGATGCGGTCTTCTCGTTCATGTGGGACCCGGCCTCGTCACTCGAGCTCTTCGACGCGGTCGAGGTGGCCGCGACCCTCCCCGGTCGCACGGGCGTGGGCGAGTTCCAGGCCTTCGTGGAGCGGACCCCGGCCGGCCGGTTCGGCGTCCTGCACGAGGTTGTCGAGTTCGACCCCGGCCGCCGCGCCGTCATTCGCAGCGTGGTCGGCGTGTGTCCCACCTGGGGAGCGCTCACCGTCGAGCCGATCGGGACCGAGTCGTGCCGGCTCACCCAGGAGTTCTGGGCGGACATCCCGGCCGGGGTGCCGGTCGGCACCGACACGCACCTGCGCGACGGGTTCCAGCAGCGGCTACGTGCGCTGGCCGTCGGGTTGAGCGAGTGGGCCGCCCGCCGCAGCGACTGGGGCTGGCCGGCCTGA
- a CDS encoding HPF/RaiA family ribosome-associated protein, which produces MSGVANPATVEQCLRVGAGFTQGDRAWIAEQFGPLDARLASFDADATELEISVKDRQAAGQKVTLECWTGDLDKIVTTSTEDDLHAAIMDVRDDLRRRLTDAKGRRSPR; this is translated from the coding sequence ATGAGTGGCGTCGCCAACCCGGCCACGGTCGAGCAGTGCCTGCGCGTGGGCGCCGGTTTCACCCAGGGCGACCGGGCCTGGATCGCCGAGCAGTTCGGCCCGCTGGACGCCCGCCTCGCGTCGTTCGACGCCGATGCGACCGAGCTCGAGATCTCGGTGAAGGACCGCCAGGCCGCCGGCCAGAAGGTGACCCTGGAGTGCTGGACCGGCGACCTCGACAAGATCGTCACGACGTCGACCGAGGACGACCTGCACGCCGCGATCATGGACGTACGCGACGACCTGCGCCGCCGCCTGACCGACGCCAAGGGTCGCCGCAGCCCGCGCTGA